The Triticum aestivum cultivar Chinese Spring chromosome 3A, IWGSC CS RefSeq v2.1, whole genome shotgun sequence genome includes a region encoding these proteins:
- the LOC123060383 gene encoding hexokinase-8 isoform X2, with amino-acid sequence MAEQQVVADLREKCATPPSLLRDVAAAMADEMCAGLEMEGGSRVKMLLSYVDKLPTGREEGLFYGLDLGGTNFRVLKVQLGGNDKHVISRESREVAIPPHLMSGSSSELFGFIASELAKFVADEEKGTSLSNGKTRELGFTFSFPVRQRSVASGTLVKWTKAFSIEDAVGKDVVAELQTAMQKQGLDMHVAALINDAVGTLAGARYYDEDVVAGVIFGTGTNAAYVEKANAIPKWEGELPSSGQMVINMEWGNFYSCHLPVTEYDQALDNESLNPGEQIYEKLTSGMYLGEIVRRVLLKLSLQSAIFGEIDHTKLKTHFHLRTPHISAMHHDDTPDLKTVEEKLKEILEVKFLRSKLARCTIAHGQG; translated from the exons ATGGCGGAGCAGCAGGTGGTGGCGGACCTCCGAGAGAAGTGCGCCACGCCGCCGTCGCTGCTGCGCGAcgtggcggcggcgatggccgaCGAGATGTGCGCCGGGCTGGAGATGGAGGGTGGGAGCAGGGTCAAGATGCTGCTCTCCTACGTTGACAAGCTCCCCACCGG GAGAGAGGAAGGTTTGTTCTATGGACTGGACCTAGGAGGGACAAACTTCCGTGTCTTGAAGGTGCAGCTAGGTGGCAATGATAAGCATGTCATTAGCCGCGAGTCCAGAGAAGTCGCCATCCCACCACATTTGATGTCAGGGAGCTCCTCT GAATTGTTTGGTTTCATTGCTTCTGAATTAGCCAAGTTTGTGGCTGATGAAGAGAAGGGTACTAGCTTGTCAAATGGGAAGACACGGGAACTAGGATTCACATTTTCTTTCCCAGTGAGGCAACGGTCTGTTGCATCGGGTACCCTTGTCAAGTGGACAAAGGCATTTTCTATAGAAGATGCT GTAGGTAAAGATGTAGTTGCTGAACTGCAAACAGCTATGCAGAAGCAAGGTCTAGACATGCATGTGGCCGCACTA ATTAATGACGCTGTTGGGACATTGGCTGGAGCCAGATACTATGATGAAGATGTCGTCGCAGGTGTGATATTTGGCACTGGCACAAATGCTGCTTATGTTGAGAAGGCAAATGCTATACCAAAATGGGAAGGAGAGCTGCCTAGTTCAGGACAAATG GTCATTAATATGGAATGGGGTAATTTCTATTCGTGTCATCTTCCAGTAACTGAATATGATCAAGCATTAGATAATGAAAGCTTAAATCCAGGAGAGCAG ATCTACGAGAAGTTAACCTCAGGAATGTATTTAGGTGAAATTGTAAGGAGGGTCTTGCTTAAACTGTCCTTGCAATCTGCCATTTTCGGTGAAATTGACCACACTAAGCTCAAAACTCATTTCCATCTCCG GACTCCGCATATTTCTGCAATGCACCATGACGACACGCCCGATCTGAAGACAGTGGAAGAAAAACTGAAGGAAATCCTAGAG GTCAAATTCCTACGCTCCAAACTGGCCCGTTGCACTATTGCTCATGGACAAGGTTAA
- the LOC123060383 gene encoding hexokinase-8 isoform X1 translates to MAEQQVVADLREKCATPPSLLRDVAAAMADEMCAGLEMEGGSRVKMLLSYVDKLPTGREEGLFYGLDLGGTNFRVLKVQLGGNDKHVISRESREVAIPPHLMSGSSSELFGFIASELAKFVADEEKGTSLSNGKTRELGFTFSFPVRQRSVASGTLVKWTKAFSIEDAVGKDVVAELQTAMQKQGLDMHVAALINDAVGTLAGARYYDEDVVAGVIFGTGTNAAYVEKANAIPKWEGELPSSGQMVINMEWGNFYSCHLPVTEYDQALDNESLNPGEQIYEKLTSGMYLGEIVRRVLLKLSLQSAIFGEIDHTKLKTHFHLRTPHISAMHHDDTPDLKTVEEKLKEILEIAGTSLETRKMVVEICDIVARRVARLAAAGLAGILKKLGRDGSVDKRRSVIAIDGGLFEHYSKFSKCLETTLNELLGEESSKFIVVKHADDGSGIGAALIAASQSQYRNVE, encoded by the exons ATGGCGGAGCAGCAGGTGGTGGCGGACCTCCGAGAGAAGTGCGCCACGCCGCCGTCGCTGCTGCGCGAcgtggcggcggcgatggccgaCGAGATGTGCGCCGGGCTGGAGATGGAGGGTGGGAGCAGGGTCAAGATGCTGCTCTCCTACGTTGACAAGCTCCCCACCGG GAGAGAGGAAGGTTTGTTCTATGGACTGGACCTAGGAGGGACAAACTTCCGTGTCTTGAAGGTGCAGCTAGGTGGCAATGATAAGCATGTCATTAGCCGCGAGTCCAGAGAAGTCGCCATCCCACCACATTTGATGTCAGGGAGCTCCTCT GAATTGTTTGGTTTCATTGCTTCTGAATTAGCCAAGTTTGTGGCTGATGAAGAGAAGGGTACTAGCTTGTCAAATGGGAAGACACGGGAACTAGGATTCACATTTTCTTTCCCAGTGAGGCAACGGTCTGTTGCATCGGGTACCCTTGTCAAGTGGACAAAGGCATTTTCTATAGAAGATGCT GTAGGTAAAGATGTAGTTGCTGAACTGCAAACAGCTATGCAGAAGCAAGGTCTAGACATGCATGTGGCCGCACTA ATTAATGACGCTGTTGGGACATTGGCTGGAGCCAGATACTATGATGAAGATGTCGTCGCAGGTGTGATATTTGGCACTGGCACAAATGCTGCTTATGTTGAGAAGGCAAATGCTATACCAAAATGGGAAGGAGAGCTGCCTAGTTCAGGACAAATG GTCATTAATATGGAATGGGGTAATTTCTATTCGTGTCATCTTCCAGTAACTGAATATGATCAAGCATTAGATAATGAAAGCTTAAATCCAGGAGAGCAG ATCTACGAGAAGTTAACCTCAGGAATGTATTTAGGTGAAATTGTAAGGAGGGTCTTGCTTAAACTGTCCTTGCAATCTGCCATTTTCGGTGAAATTGACCACACTAAGCTCAAAACTCATTTCCATCTCCG GACTCCGCATATTTCTGCAATGCACCATGACGACACGCCCGATCTGAAGACAGTGGAAGAAAAACTGAAGGAAATCCTAGAG ATTGCAGGCACGTCCTTAGAGACGCGGAAAATGGTTGTTGAAATCTGCGACATTGTAGCAAGAAGGGTGGCCCGGCTGGCTGCTGCGGGCCTTGCAGGGATCCTCAAGAAGCTTGGGAGGGATGGCTCCGTCGACAAGCGCCGGTCGGTCATCGCCATCGACGGAGGACTGTTCGAACACTACTCCAAGTTCAGCAAATGCTTGGAAACTACTCtaaatgaactgctaggggagGAGTCATCGAAGTTCATAGTCGTCAAGCATGCGGATGATGGCTCGGGGATAGGGGCTGCCCTGATTGCTGCTTCCCAATCTCAATACAGAAATGTTGAATAA